GAGAACTCATAGTGGCTCCACTTCTCAGCACGCCGGGGAGCATCATTGTGAAGCTGCCCACATCCGGGGAATATCAGATTGATGCGTATGGGTATTATGACCAGGGCGGGGAAAGGCACATATGGATAGCAGAGTGCAAGTATCGGAAGGGCCAGCCTATGACAGCCCAGGAGGTAAAGAAGGCTTTTGAGGCAGCGGATGTGGTAAGGGAGATGCAGAGGGGCAAGGATGTGACGGTGTGGCTTGTGTCAAGCGGAGGGTTTACAAATGAGGCCCTGGAGCTGATAAGGGAAAGTAACCTGCGGGGCGGCCAATCCGCTGTGAGCGAACCTAAAAGGATCGTGGGCGAACCTCAAGGGATCGCGAGCGAGCCACAAAGCATGGTGAGTGACCCGCAGAGGATGGTGAGCGAACCAAAAAGGGTGCGCTGCCTTTTTTCAGGGCGGGATGAGATAAATGAGATTCTCGCGTCGTATGGCGTTGAGGTCAAGATTGTAGAACTGGAATAAGGTATGGTATCACATGATTCCTCGGATCATCAACTCTTTCCGAAAATCTGGAGTCGTTTTATCCAAGGGTTTTATTCAGAACTTCCAGTATTCCGCGCCTCTCACCTGATAAATACCGTGGCAAGCGCGGTATTTGGGCTTATTTATATCTATCTCTGGAAAGGCGTCACCCCGGTTTCCGGGTTCAATGATTATTCCGCCCTCACAATAGTGCAGTACATTTCATTTAACCAGACAACGCTGTGGTTCACCCAATTTGGCGTCCGCACCCAGGTCAGGATAGTCGATGCGGTACGCTCCGGAAATATCGCCACCGAGCTTATCCGGCCTATGGATTATTTCTGGTACATGATGTCATCATCATTTGGTTGGCAGAGCGCTCATTTCTCAAAATAGCAGCCGTGGATAAGGATTCTCGCACCGTAGATGTATATTTTTACCGGAATAGATCCACGGCTGCCAAGGTGCTCATGGCGATGCAGGCTCTCGGCGAAATACGCGATGTTTCCATGGCAGAGCCACTGCTAGATGACATCATAAAGCGACTCCTCGAAATGCCGGAATAATCAATAATGTCCCAAGAGGCCGCGACCCTTGGCCGCCCGTTCGCATGCTGAAAAGACCAGCAGCCCGAGCGTGAGGTATCCCAGGCCAATCCCGGTCGCCATCAGCACATCTCCCAGCGGCAATTCCCACAGGCGAACTCCACCCGCCATCACCTTATAAATAAGGGCGTTTCCCAACGAAAGAGGAAGGAATTTCGCCCAGGCAAGACGCCAAGGGATCACAAGGCAACCGATAAATACAAATTGCATGATCTGGAAAAAGGCCTGTATCCGCTTGAAGATAAGCGCCAGTCCACCTAGGGCAAAGCCAACTCCATATGCCGTCAGGACCGTCATAAGCAATAACGGGACGATGCTGATGATATCGAGATTCAGCCAGCGTCCGGTGGTCGCCATCATGGCAAGGAGCAAGATGGTAGATGCGACGATGTTTACCGTAAGGTTCGTCAGGAGATTAAATATGGAAAGCCACTTGAACCCACACGGAGCCAGGTAGAGTTGTTCAAGAGTCCCTGTCTGAGCCTCGTTGATGAGATCCCATGAAAGCTCGGAAAAGGCAAAGAGCGCGAGGGTCCACACGAAAAAGCCGACGACAGTCCCCTCCAGTGAGCTATCAAATGAAGGCCCGGGTTTCGCAAATGCCTTCATGCCAAAGAAGATGAAACAGAAAATAAGATAAATCGAGACAAACCCAGAAAGGGTGTTGAATATGTACCGGGTCATCATTGTGATGTTTCGGCGCACAATAGCCTGCAGAGCCACGATAAGCGACATCAGTTCTCCCTCCCCCTGCGGACAATTTCGAGGAAGACCTTTTCCAGGTCCGGTTCCTCTTGCGAGATCCCTTCGATAATCGCGCCCGCTTGAGAAAATATATTCATAAGCCTATAAATATCCTCGGGCTCAGGAATCTGCAGCCGTAATTCGCTTGTCCGCCCTACATTGTCAAAGGTGACCCCGGGAAAGCGAGAAATAAGGGTTTCTTTAAGGCCTTCCGGAACCGGTCCATTGAGCGTGATGTGGTAGGCCCGCGTTTTAAACAGGCTCATCAAATGGTCTACGGAATCGTCTGCGGCAATGCGTCCAGACGACATGATGATTACGCGGCGACATACGTCCTGGACCACATCCATGTTATGACTACTGAGAATGATAGTGCGGTTCTCTTCCTGAGCAAGGCTTCGTAAAGTTTCCCGGAGTTCATATGATGTCTCGAC
The Bacillota bacterium DNA segment above includes these coding regions:
- a CDS encoding ABC transporter permease, with the translated sequence MSLIVALQAIVRRNITMMTRYIFNTLSGFVSIYLIFCFIFFGMKAFAKPGPSFDSSLEGTVVGFFVWTLALFAFSELSWDLINEAQTGTLEQLYLAPCGFKWLSIFNLLTNLTVNIVASTILLLAMMATTGRWLNLDIISIVPLLLMTVLTAYGVGFALGGLALIFKRIQAFFQIMQFVFIGCLVIPWRLAWAKFLPLSLGNALIYKVMAGGVRLWELPLGDVLMATGIGLGYLTLGLLVFSACERAAKGRGLLGHY